One genomic window of Candidatus Aegiribacteria sp. includes the following:
- a CDS encoding HDIG domain-containing protein — MINREKALELLEQNLSNRNLIRHCLAAEAVMRTLAEDRGEDTELWGITGLLHDLDYELTENDHAQHALVTAGMLEGQLPEEAIQAIKSHNYDNNGVERSSDFDYLLAAGESITGLIVAVALVYPDKKIQPVKLKSVLKRMNMTAFARSVPRETIRDCSKAGYELDEFVRLSLEAMKEIASDIGL, encoded by the coding sequence ATGATAAATAGAGAAAAGGCCCTTGAGTTGCTTGAACAGAACCTCAGCAACAGGAATCTGATTCGGCACTGCCTGGCTGCAGAAGCGGTTATGCGCACACTCGCGGAAGACAGGGGGGAGGATACAGAATTATGGGGCATTACCGGGCTGCTGCATGACCTCGATTATGAACTGACGGAGAATGATCACGCTCAACACGCGCTGGTCACCGCAGGGATGCTTGAAGGGCAGCTGCCCGAAGAAGCAATACAGGCTATTAAATCACATAATTACGACAATAACGGTGTCGAGAGGTCTTCGGATTTCGATTATCTTCTCGCTGCAGGAGAGTCAATAACCGGCCTGATAGTGGCCGTTGCCCTTGTGTACCCCGATAAAAAGATCCAACCGGTAAAACTCAAATCCGTTCTCAAAAGAATGAACATGACTGCCTTTGCCAGGTCAGTTCCCAGAGAAACTATCAGAGATTGTTCAAAGGCAGGATACGAACTGGACGAGTTTGTCCGCCTTTCCCTTGAAGCGATGAAGGAGATAGCTTCGGATATAGGTCTTTAG